In Polyangiaceae bacterium, a genomic segment contains:
- a CDS encoding response regulator: MNILLVEDNAADVELSREVLDSSPRTVELSVAPDGAAALEYLEERLEGGRLPDLILLDLNMPRLDGRGLLERLKAEPTLKRIPVVVFTSSTAAQDVLASYELGASCYVVKPLGFEEFQQAMRSVEDFWMNVVKLPPVHA, translated from the coding sequence GTGAACATCTTACTGGTGGAAGACAACGCTGCGGATGTCGAGCTCTCCCGAGAGGTGCTTGATAGCAGTCCCCGTACCGTCGAGCTGTCGGTCGCTCCAGACGGTGCAGCGGCGCTCGAGTATCTAGAGGAGCGGTTAGAGGGTGGACGCCTGCCGGATTTGATCCTGCTCGACCTCAACATGCCGCGCCTGGACGGTAGGGGTCTCCTCGAGCGACTCAAGGCGGAGCCCACATTGAAACGCATCCCGGTCGTGGTGTTCACCTCTTCGACCGCCGCCCAAGACGTACTCGCGAGCTATGAACTTGGAGCGAGCTGCTACGTCGTGAAGCCGCTGGGCTTTGAAGAGTTTCAGCAAGCGATGCGCAGCGTAGAAGACTTCTGGATGAATGTGGTGAAGCTGCCGCCGGTCCACGCGTAA
- a CDS encoding carboxypeptidase regulatory-like domain-containing protein, translated as MRSANASGLLLLGLLAFALGCDPLCIPRTGVRIQDESGEPIAGAHMEVIGICCEDQIEPHCQATSNAQGVAATPLPGGHTCTLIISAEGYQTQEHSIATTCQGDEFIDDVTLSANPP; from the coding sequence ATGCGTTCGGCCAACGCTTCGGGGCTGCTGCTGTTAGGTCTATTGGCGTTTGCGCTAGGTTGCGATCCGCTGTGCATTCCCCGAACCGGCGTGCGCATTCAGGATGAGAGCGGCGAGCCGATTGCCGGAGCGCACATGGAGGTCATTGGCATCTGTTGCGAGGACCAGATCGAGCCGCATTGTCAGGCCACCTCGAACGCCCAGGGCGTTGCGGCGACACCCCTGCCAGGCGGACACACCTGTACGTTGATCATCAGTGCTGAGGGCTATCAAACTCAGGAACACAGCATCGCGACGACGTGTCAAGGGGACGAATTCATCGACGATGTCACCCTCTCCGCGAACCCGCCCTGA
- a CDS encoding esterase, whose product MASFETDSVCSSSLGRMTKPQRFGLQCLGLLAVLAVGCREDQAPVTKHPTPSAHSAQASAPRAVASHPAPSASEAKGPTVASVAPSGDLTPKKSVAAEEKTWVWNDTPIGEMQVVVSVPKHMEGEKLPVLVTMHGLGEARKGPAKGARGWLDDYDLAKAEARLAAPPLTTQDLQGFAGERLDVFNATLKEEPYRGLIVVMPYTPDILKGDRPFSLAEPLATFLVDKLLPRVYKETPAIGSVASTGIDGVSLGGRAALLVGLSRPEAFGAVGGLQPAFDQKDAPELTRRALEARKKNPTFQLRLLTSVGDYFLGSTKAISQAFEEADVFHSLVIVPGDHSYKFNRGPGAYELLMYHDRVLRGRPPV is encoded by the coding sequence ATGGCGAGCTTCGAAACGGACTCCGTCTGTTCGTCTTCCCTTGGGCGCATGACGAAGCCGCAGCGCTTTGGGCTACAGTGCCTCGGGTTGCTTGCCGTGTTGGCTGTCGGGTGTCGAGAGGATCAAGCTCCGGTTACCAAGCACCCGACGCCCAGCGCTCACTCTGCTCAAGCGTCAGCGCCCCGCGCGGTAGCGAGCCATCCGGCGCCGAGCGCGTCAGAGGCCAAGGGACCCACGGTCGCGTCGGTTGCCCCCAGTGGTGACCTCACCCCCAAAAAATCCGTCGCGGCGGAGGAAAAGACCTGGGTCTGGAACGACACGCCCATCGGCGAGATGCAGGTCGTTGTTTCCGTACCGAAACACATGGAGGGCGAGAAGCTGCCGGTGTTGGTCACGATGCACGGCCTGGGGGAGGCGCGTAAGGGCCCGGCGAAGGGCGCCCGAGGCTGGCTCGACGACTATGACCTCGCCAAGGCCGAGGCTCGCTTGGCAGCGCCGCCCCTCACCACGCAAGATCTCCAAGGCTTTGCCGGGGAGCGCCTCGACGTGTTCAATGCCACGCTGAAAGAGGAGCCGTATCGCGGGCTCATCGTGGTGATGCCTTACACGCCGGACATCCTCAAAGGCGACCGCCCGTTCAGCCTGGCGGAGCCCCTTGCTACTTTCCTTGTGGATAAACTGCTGCCTCGCGTCTACAAGGAGACTCCAGCGATCGGTAGCGTTGCGAGCACGGGCATCGATGGCGTGAGCCTGGGAGGGCGTGCGGCGCTGCTCGTGGGCTTGTCGCGCCCTGAAGCGTTCGGCGCGGTGGGCGGGCTCCAGCCAGCGTTCGATCAAAAGGACGCGCCGGAGCTAACCCGTCGCGCCCTGGAAGCGCGCAAGAAGAACCCAACGTTCCAGCTTCGGCTGCTGACGAGCGTGGGCGACTACTTCCTCGGCTCCACGAAGGCCATCAGCCAGGCCTTCGAGGAAGCGGATGTGTTCCACTCGCTGGTCATCGTGCCTGGCGACCACAGCTACAAGTTCAATCGCGGCCCCGGCGCCTACGAGCTCTTGATGTATCACGACCGCGTGCTGCGCGGCCGTCCACCGGTCTAG
- a CDS encoding PilZ domain-containing protein, with product MPPRDHFRAFGRRKVKLRAQVRADDSNWRREGWIVDLGVGGACVELPDPVTRGTQLVILVDAPNLWDPLQLDARVAWSELLDPRGTTRAGVEFVHGVGRGLMPLVELLATDPYA from the coding sequence TTGCCCCCCCGCGATCACTTCCGCGCCTTCGGTCGCCGCAAGGTCAAGCTCCGTGCTCAAGTTCGCGCGGACGACTCCAACTGGCGTCGTGAGGGTTGGATCGTCGATCTGGGGGTTGGAGGTGCCTGCGTCGAGTTGCCCGATCCGGTAACCCGAGGCACTCAACTCGTGATCTTGGTCGACGCACCAAACCTCTGGGATCCACTGCAGCTCGATGCGCGGGTCGCTTGGTCCGAGCTCTTGGATCCCCGGGGAACGACGCGTGCAGGTGTGGAGTTCGTGCATGGCGTGGGACGTGGCCTGATGCCCCTCGTGGAGCTGTTGGCGACGGACCCCTATGCCTAG
- a CDS encoding TIGR02266 family protein codes for MAQDTRKDPRAKVLTMTVRYKSATIDEFIEHHSHDVSRGGIFIKTPSPFPSGTLLKFELKIAEEQKVMQGVGRVVWKREAGESGSDSPAGMGVKFIKIDNESKGVIDRLVDAQTGDNQYDAGAGGTPAPAAASVKPAAATPAPAADPAPAPAGGFARKATMIGLGAVGAKKKEEPAPPAEEESSFFPKSEGDPEQPPPEDRTVMKQAAELLQDALREAGGSMDEVGTVEPKAEPAASEEDEDDKETAKAPSVAPKEEPKPEPVVEKAPEPKPEPKPEPKSEPKVAAAASVKAAPKAEKPAAKPAAAKAADAAPPSSVFPVQESSGGGKAIILLLGVAAAATLIYYFTRTTAPETPAPVPTEPAAVTATTPSAEPSAEEPKADAAPEATDAAAPSADADTAAAPSASAEEPKEEPKPEPKEEPKPQPKPQPKPQPKPQPKPTAEPTAAPTAAPTPAPTPTPAPTPKPQPKPQPTGGGSDNPY; via the coding sequence ATGGCACAGGACACCCGCAAGGATCCACGCGCGAAAGTGCTCACCATGACGGTCCGCTACAAGAGCGCGACCATCGATGAGTTCATCGAGCACCACTCCCACGACGTCAGTCGCGGTGGCATCTTCATCAAGACACCGTCGCCTTTTCCCTCCGGGACGCTGCTCAAGTTCGAGCTGAAGATCGCCGAGGAACAGAAGGTGATGCAGGGCGTCGGCCGCGTGGTTTGGAAGCGCGAAGCTGGCGAGTCCGGCTCGGACTCTCCCGCAGGCATGGGCGTCAAGTTCATCAAGATCGACAACGAGTCCAAGGGCGTCATCGATCGCTTGGTGGACGCACAGACCGGCGATAACCAATACGACGCGGGTGCAGGCGGAACGCCCGCACCTGCTGCCGCAAGCGTGAAGCCCGCCGCTGCAACTCCGGCACCTGCAGCAGATCCGGCGCCCGCGCCCGCTGGTGGTTTCGCCCGCAAGGCGACGATGATCGGCCTGGGCGCTGTGGGCGCCAAGAAGAAGGAAGAGCCCGCGCCTCCCGCCGAGGAAGAGTCGAGCTTCTTCCCCAAGTCCGAGGGCGATCCGGAGCAGCCGCCACCTGAAGACCGCACGGTAATGAAGCAAGCTGCGGAGCTACTTCAGGACGCGCTGCGCGAGGCCGGCGGCTCGATGGATGAGGTCGGAACGGTCGAGCCGAAGGCGGAGCCCGCGGCCTCCGAGGAGGACGAGGACGACAAGGAGACCGCGAAGGCTCCTTCCGTCGCGCCCAAGGAAGAGCCCAAGCCAGAGCCTGTGGTCGAAAAGGCCCCGGAACCCAAGCCAGAGCCGAAGCCGGAGCCCAAGAGCGAGCCCAAGGTCGCTGCGGCCGCTTCGGTCAAGGCAGCACCCAAGGCCGAGAAGCCCGCTGCCAAGCCGGCTGCGGCAAAGGCCGCGGACGCGGCGCCCCCGTCCAGCGTGTTCCCTGTGCAGGAGAGCTCCGGAGGCGGAAAGGCGATCATCCTGCTGCTCGGCGTCGCCGCAGCTGCCACGTTGATCTACTACTTCACTCGCACCACGGCGCCCGAGACGCCGGCTCCTGTCCCCACGGAACCGGCCGCGGTGACCGCCACGACGCCGTCGGCGGAGCCGAGCGCAGAAGAGCCCAAGGCGGACGCCGCACCCGAAGCGACCGACGCTGCGGCGCCGAGCGCGGACGCCGACACCGCCGCCGCGCCGAGCGCCAGTGCCGAGGAGCCCAAGGAGGAGCCCAAGCCCGAGCCTAAGGAAGAGCCGAAGCCCCAGCCGAAGCCCCAACCCAAGCCTCAGCCGAAGCCTCAACCCAAGCCGACGGCAGAACCCACGGCTGCTCCAACGGCGGCACCCACCCCGGCGCCGACGCCAACTCCGGCTCCCACGCCGAAGCCCCAGCCGAAGCCCCAGCCCACGGGCGGTGGCAGCGACAACCCTTACTGA
- a CDS encoding MBL fold metallo-hydrolase, whose translation MAIFSFPVGPLGCNCSIVADLDARQAICIDPGGDFPAIEALLNEHQLKVTAIVHTHTHIDHVGATCPLQKSSGAEAHIHEADRFLYDMLPVQASMLGMKVPEKADLVGTLVDDFNLRAGKYELGVLHTPGHTPGSVSFLLKHDGEQVLFSGDTLFQGSIGRTDLWGGDSETIQRSLKDKLMTLDVTTRVVPGHGPDTQIGLEQRINPFLQDL comes from the coding sequence GTGGCGATCTTCAGCTTTCCTGTGGGCCCCTTGGGTTGCAACTGCTCGATTGTGGCCGATCTCGACGCGCGGCAAGCCATCTGTATCGATCCAGGGGGAGATTTCCCGGCGATTGAAGCGCTACTGAACGAGCACCAGCTGAAGGTCACGGCGATTGTCCACACCCACACCCACATCGACCATGTGGGCGCGACCTGCCCGTTGCAGAAAAGCTCGGGCGCGGAGGCTCATATCCATGAAGCGGACCGCTTCTTGTACGACATGTTGCCCGTGCAGGCCTCGATGCTTGGCATGAAGGTGCCCGAGAAGGCGGACTTGGTTGGGACGTTGGTGGACGACTTCAACCTACGGGCCGGCAAGTATGAATTGGGCGTTTTGCACACTCCTGGGCATACACCCGGCAGCGTGTCGTTCTTGCTCAAGCACGACGGCGAGCAAGTGCTGTTCAGCGGCGACACGCTGTTCCAAGGCAGCATCGGACGCACCGACCTGTGGGGTGGCGACTCGGAAACCATCCAGCGCTCGTTGAAAGACAAGCTGATGACCCTGGATGTGACGACCCGCGTGGTACCGGGACACGGCCCGGACACGCAGATCGGTCTCGAGCAGCGCATCAATCCGTTCCTGCAGGATCTGTAG
- a CDS encoding serine/threonine protein kinase: MPPPDDSLPHDDPRIGTVLSDRYRLDTLLGEGAMGRVYSAEHVMMRKRVAVKVLHSELTRVPEVVGRFEREAMAAANIDHPNVAAATDFGKLEDGSIYLVLEFVEGRNLRDELKRGPVSVGRALHITRQMAGALAAAHALNIVHRDLKPENVMLVKKAHDPDFVKVLDFGIAKVPLDAAATPGSQAGSAITRVGMVFGTPEYMAPEQALGKEVDNRADIYALGVILFELISGLRPFDEKDELGVLGQQLSKPVPRLAERVPGTLAPEAVESLIHRLLRKEVSERPNQALEVARALDGLLAQIAPELMTVVPGSIPGTASYPGTGSYPGIGRFPSSASLKAVATVAQFNADTPAPAEIEPPSDAPATLASDSPRPPLTSDADFDPGFPAAAPGKAGGASDDWFDGIRSNLPPKLQELPKAVLLGVPAAVLGVGVLILVLLVGAVATHTPEPAASGSAAASGEPKVEPSNQASNDEIVAARKDGVEALEKLSKTYPDDTSVMLELARAYALKERRVDAVEIIEKAVEKNPDSRKDPGVASTLWVAAQDEQSQDQAFALLQGAMGQKGADIIYDLVTTDGVKHKVVSRAEKWLASDQFQKNSSPALNIAVALRTAKSCGQKHGLLLRAKNVGDKRSLPYLHRFATPTGCGRGGRGDCNPCMRKDDRLKQAIEAIEKRSGS, translated from the coding sequence ATGCCCCCGCCGGACGACTCTCTACCGCACGACGACCCTCGCATCGGGACCGTGCTATCAGACCGCTATCGCCTGGACACGCTGCTTGGGGAAGGCGCGATGGGGCGAGTGTACTCCGCCGAGCACGTGATGATGCGCAAGCGCGTCGCGGTGAAGGTGCTCCATTCCGAGCTCACTCGCGTGCCGGAGGTGGTGGGGCGCTTCGAACGCGAGGCGATGGCGGCAGCCAATATCGATCACCCGAACGTCGCCGCGGCGACGGACTTCGGAAAGCTGGAAGACGGTTCGATCTATCTGGTGTTGGAGTTCGTCGAGGGGCGCAACCTTCGAGACGAACTCAAGCGTGGACCGGTCAGCGTCGGTCGAGCGCTCCACATCACTCGCCAGATGGCTGGAGCGCTCGCAGCGGCCCACGCGCTCAACATCGTCCATCGCGATCTCAAGCCAGAGAACGTGATGCTGGTGAAGAAGGCGCACGACCCCGATTTCGTGAAGGTGCTCGACTTCGGCATCGCAAAGGTGCCGCTGGATGCCGCCGCCACGCCGGGGAGCCAGGCCGGGAGCGCGATCACCCGCGTTGGGATGGTGTTTGGTACTCCGGAGTACATGGCGCCGGAGCAAGCGCTCGGCAAAGAGGTAGATAACCGCGCGGATATTTACGCGCTCGGCGTGATCCTGTTCGAGTTGATCTCTGGGCTGCGTCCCTTCGATGAGAAGGATGAACTCGGGGTGCTCGGGCAACAGCTCTCGAAGCCGGTGCCCCGCCTCGCCGAGCGAGTACCAGGAACCCTTGCGCCTGAGGCCGTGGAGTCACTGATCCATCGCTTGTTGCGCAAAGAGGTCTCGGAGCGCCCGAATCAAGCCCTGGAAGTCGCTCGTGCCCTGGATGGCTTGCTCGCGCAAATCGCGCCGGAGCTGATGACCGTCGTGCCGGGCTCGATTCCCGGCACAGCTTCCTATCCCGGGACAGGGTCCTATCCAGGAATCGGGCGCTTTCCGTCGAGCGCGAGCTTGAAGGCCGTCGCCACGGTCGCCCAATTCAACGCAGATACCCCCGCGCCGGCAGAGATCGAGCCTCCATCAGACGCGCCGGCCACGCTCGCGTCAGATAGCCCGCGCCCGCCCCTAACCAGCGACGCGGACTTCGATCCAGGTTTCCCTGCGGCAGCACCAGGGAAGGCGGGGGGCGCTTCGGACGATTGGTTCGACGGCATTCGGTCCAATTTGCCGCCCAAGCTCCAGGAGCTGCCGAAGGCAGTGTTGCTTGGAGTGCCTGCTGCGGTGCTAGGCGTTGGCGTGTTGATCTTGGTGCTGCTGGTCGGCGCCGTCGCCACGCACACGCCGGAGCCTGCTGCCAGTGGGAGCGCCGCTGCCTCGGGGGAGCCCAAGGTCGAGCCGAGCAACCAGGCGAGCAACGATGAAATTGTTGCCGCGAGGAAAGACGGCGTGGAGGCCCTCGAGAAGCTGAGCAAGACCTACCCAGATGACACCAGCGTGATGCTCGAGCTTGCGCGCGCCTACGCGCTCAAAGAGCGCCGCGTGGACGCGGTCGAGATCATCGAAAAGGCAGTAGAAAAGAACCCGGACTCCCGTAAGGACCCAGGAGTCGCGAGCACCCTATGGGTGGCGGCCCAGGACGAGCAGAGCCAAGACCAGGCGTTTGCGTTGCTCCAGGGCGCCATGGGACAGAAGGGCGCTGACATCATCTATGACCTCGTGACCACCGATGGGGTGAAGCACAAGGTGGTGTCCCGTGCAGAGAAGTGGCTGGCGAGTGACCAGTTTCAAAAGAACTCGTCGCCTGCATTGAACATCGCGGTCGCGCTGAGGACTGCGAAGAGCTGCGGCCAGAAGCACGGCCTCTTGCTGCGCGCGAAGAACGTCGGCGACAAGCGCTCGCTCCCCTACCTGCATCGCTTCGCCACGCCCACTGGGTGCGGGCGTGGGGGCCGCGGCGACTGCAATCCTTGCATGCGCAAGGACGACCGCCTCAAGCAGGCGATCGAGGCGATCGAGAAGCGCTCCGGAAGCTAG
- a CDS encoding thioredoxin domain-containing protein, with protein sequence MTNRSDGQLRGALHGITQLTLLLAALLVGCSPTASQEKPKAATQIDVASTEGDAYEREPTAVAAAPAMRPAQPTSDEIPVDTDDAVWGSATAPVTIVEFSDFQCPFCARVQPTLHQLMDEYGPKKLRVVYKHKPLPFHKDALPAALVSQAVLTQLGDAAFFEFAARLYREQRQLDSDSLVMRAAEAGLDPRILKRLLESEEPQRQVDADMALADKIGVSGTPAFRINGVTLSGAQSIERFREVIDAELIATRGLGVADTQVYAKRVTANYEAPKPRPQRAEPEDKTVWKVPVGTSPTLGPKDALVTIVVFSDFQCPFCKRVEPTLDRIRKQYGDDVRMVFKHHPLPFHARAEPAANLAVEAYKQKGNKGFWLVHDLLFESQPQLADDDLLGIAKQAGLNPVRAKQAITKSLHKKSIEADQDLADDVHARGTPHFFVNGRRVSGAQPFESFEKVIDERIATAKAAIGPTLPRGKYYDHLMKDAKHGDPFIVKQVAAPTSANPTKGPKTGIRIHIFSDLQCPFCRRVNPTLAQVEKDFKNQVQFIWHNLPLPFHKDAEPAAEAAMEVFKQKGAKAFWHFIDAVFDAQATGIGRDVLEQLAAREGVNMQQFTDALDQHTHLTSIRAEKAAADQLGINGTPGFVVGGYFISGAQPYSKFKRAIKRAQKDKQAGRKPQAAN encoded by the coding sequence ATGACGAATCGATCCGATGGACAGCTCCGTGGTGCACTGCATGGCATCACGCAGCTCACCCTGCTGCTTGCGGCCTTGCTGGTCGGCTGCAGCCCGACCGCCAGTCAAGAAAAGCCGAAAGCGGCGACGCAGATCGACGTCGCAAGCACCGAGGGCGACGCCTATGAGAGGGAACCGACGGCCGTGGCCGCAGCCCCGGCGATGCGCCCCGCGCAGCCCACCTCGGATGAAATCCCCGTGGATACGGACGACGCTGTCTGGGGCTCCGCTACCGCGCCGGTGACGATCGTGGAGTTCAGCGACTTCCAGTGCCCGTTCTGCGCGCGTGTCCAACCGACGCTGCACCAGCTCATGGATGAGTACGGCCCAAAGAAGCTGCGCGTCGTGTACAAGCACAAGCCTCTGCCCTTCCACAAAGACGCGCTTCCTGCGGCCTTGGTGTCTCAGGCGGTGCTGACTCAGCTTGGCGATGCAGCCTTCTTCGAGTTCGCGGCGCGTCTGTATCGTGAACAGCGTCAGCTCGATAGCGACAGCCTGGTGATGCGTGCGGCTGAAGCCGGGCTCGACCCGCGCATCTTGAAGCGCCTGCTAGAGAGCGAGGAGCCTCAGCGTCAGGTGGACGCCGACATGGCTCTCGCCGACAAGATTGGTGTCAGCGGTACTCCGGCGTTCCGCATCAACGGTGTCACGCTTAGCGGCGCGCAATCTATCGAACGTTTCCGCGAGGTTATTGATGCAGAACTGATCGCGACCCGTGGTCTGGGCGTCGCCGACACCCAGGTCTACGCCAAGCGCGTCACCGCAAACTACGAAGCGCCCAAGCCACGACCTCAGCGCGCCGAACCGGAGGACAAGACGGTCTGGAAGGTGCCCGTTGGCACCTCCCCGACACTTGGTCCAAAGGACGCCCTGGTGACCATCGTCGTCTTCAGCGACTTTCAGTGCCCCTTCTGCAAGCGCGTAGAGCCAACGCTGGATCGCATCCGAAAGCAGTACGGCGACGACGTTCGAATGGTCTTCAAGCACCACCCACTGCCGTTCCACGCCCGGGCAGAGCCCGCTGCGAACCTCGCGGTCGAGGCCTACAAGCAAAAGGGCAACAAGGGGTTCTGGCTGGTGCATGATCTGCTGTTCGAGTCTCAGCCCCAGCTCGCTGACGACGACCTCCTCGGCATCGCCAAGCAGGCTGGGCTAAATCCCGTGCGAGCCAAGCAGGCGATCACCAAGTCCCTCCACAAGAAGAGCATCGAAGCAGACCAAGACCTCGCGGATGACGTGCACGCCCGAGGCACTCCGCACTTCTTCGTGAATGGGCGACGGGTCTCTGGGGCGCAGCCCTTCGAGAGCTTCGAGAAGGTGATCGATGAACGGATCGCCACAGCCAAGGCGGCGATTGGGCCCACGCTTCCGCGAGGCAAGTACTACGACCACCTGATGAAGGACGCGAAGCACGGCGACCCCTTCATCGTGAAACAGGTCGCAGCGCCCACCAGCGCCAACCCGACGAAGGGGCCCAAGACCGGCATTCGCATTCATATCTTCAGCGACCTGCAGTGCCCCTTCTGTCGCCGGGTAAACCCCACGCTCGCCCAGGTGGAGAAGGACTTCAAGAACCAGGTCCAGTTCATCTGGCACAACCTGCCGCTGCCTTTTCACAAGGACGCGGAGCCAGCAGCAGAGGCTGCGATGGAAGTCTTCAAACAGAAGGGTGCCAAGGCGTTTTGGCACTTCATCGATGCGGTCTTCGACGCTCAAGCGACGGGCATCGGCCGGGATGTGTTGGAGCAGCTCGCGGCTAGGGAAGGCGTGAACATGCAGCAGTTCACCGACGCCCTGGACCAGCACACGCACCTCACCTCAATCCGTGCGGAGAAGGCCGCGGCCGATCAGCTCGGCATCAACGGAACACCTGGTTTCGTCGTCGGTGGCTACTTCATCTCCGGCGCGCAGCCCTACAGCAAGTTCAAGAGGGCGATCAAGCGCGCGCAAAAGGACAAGCAGGCAGGCCGCAAGCCCCAAGCCGCCAACTGA
- a CDS encoding thioredoxin domain-containing protein: MNKGTAIVGFFLCFLAGMGLMYSYDRSKGVEIAGEGALAATGGSIPSHANATIPVTADDPSWGNPDALVTIVQFSDFQCPFCTRVEPTITKIKQDYGKENVRIVWKNQPLPFHQNARPAAEAAQVVFKLGGNDAFWKFHEKAFANQQALNDANYEAWAGEAGVDVAKFKADYAAKKYKAEIDKQMEDAKNAGANGTPAFRINGVTLSGAQPYEKFKEVIDAQLAEAKKAVASGVKRSDVYPKMVAQNAKAAPTAPEAAKKAERPEEDDKTVWKVPLESDDPIKGPKDALVTIVIFSDYQCPFCKRVEETMNQVEKTYANDVRIVWKDNALPFHPRAKPAAVLARVARDKKGDKGYWEAHAALFESQPKLEDADLEAIAQKIGVPWGEVQKAIESGKYEKAIQADMDLAQDTNARGTPHFFINGRRLSGAQPFEKFKGVIDEELGKAKALVAGGTPKAKVYDEIMKNGKEPPPPEKKDIGAPPPGAPFKGSKTAKVVIQQFSDYQCPFCSRVEPTIDQVEKEFGSKVKIVWRDLPLPFHKDAQLAAEAAREAKAQKGDAGFWKYHKALFESQQKGLGRETLESIAQEQGLDMTKFKAALDQHTHAAAVEADKKEANAAGINGTPGFTVNGYFISGAQPFPAFKKAIELALKEAK; the protein is encoded by the coding sequence ATGAACAAGGGAACTGCCATCGTCGGCTTCTTCCTCTGCTTCCTTGCAGGGATGGGGCTGATGTACTCCTACGATAGGAGTAAGGGCGTAGAGATCGCGGGCGAAGGAGCCCTCGCAGCGACGGGAGGCTCAATCCCCTCCCACGCAAACGCAACCATTCCAGTCACTGCCGACGACCCGTCGTGGGGTAACCCCGACGCGCTCGTGACCATCGTGCAGTTCAGCGACTTCCAGTGCCCATTCTGCACCCGTGTCGAGCCGACGATCACCAAGATCAAGCAAGACTACGGCAAAGAGAACGTGCGCATCGTCTGGAAGAACCAGCCGCTGCCCTTCCACCAGAACGCCCGCCCGGCTGCGGAGGCAGCTCAGGTCGTGTTCAAGCTGGGTGGCAATGACGCATTCTGGAAGTTCCACGAGAAGGCCTTCGCGAACCAGCAGGCGCTCAACGACGCGAACTACGAAGCGTGGGCCGGCGAAGCTGGCGTCGACGTTGCCAAGTTCAAGGCCGACTACGCCGCCAAGAAGTACAAGGCCGAAATCGACAAGCAGATGGAAGACGCGAAGAACGCCGGTGCCAACGGCACTCCCGCGTTCCGCATCAACGGCGTGACCCTCTCCGGCGCTCAGCCTTACGAGAAGTTCAAGGAAGTCATCGACGCCCAGCTTGCTGAGGCGAAGAAGGCCGTGGCCAGCGGTGTGAAGCGCTCCGACGTCTACCCGAAGATGGTCGCGCAGAACGCCAAGGCTGCCCCGACCGCTCCCGAAGCGGCGAAGAAGGCAGAGCGTCCTGAAGAAGACGACAAGACTGTCTGGAAGGTGCCGCTCGAGAGCGATGACCCGATCAAGGGACCGAAGGACGCCCTCGTCACGATCGTGATCTTCAGCGACTACCAGTGCCCCTTCTGCAAGCGCGTCGAGGAGACGATGAATCAGGTCGAGAAGACCTACGCCAACGACGTGCGCATTGTCTGGAAGGACAACGCGCTTCCGTTCCACCCTCGCGCCAAGCCCGCCGCGGTGCTCGCACGCGTGGCCCGCGACAAGAAGGGCGACAAGGGATACTGGGAGGCGCACGCGGCGCTGTTCGAGAGTCAGCCGAAGCTGGAGGACGCAGATCTCGAAGCCATCGCTCAGAAGATCGGCGTGCCGTGGGGCGAAGTTCAGAAGGCGATCGAGTCGGGTAAGTACGAGAAGGCCATTCAGGCTGACATGGACCTTGCTCAAGACACCAACGCCCGCGGGACCCCCCACTTCTTCATCAACGGTCGTCGCCTCAGCGGCGCGCAACCCTTCGAGAAGTTCAAGGGCGTGATCGACGAGGAGCTGGGCAAGGCCAAGGCGCTGGTCGCTGGCGGCACGCCGAAGGCGAAGGTCTACGACGAGATCATGAAGAACGGCAAGGAGCCGCCGCCGCCGGAGAAGAAGGACATCGGAGCCCCTCCCCCAGGCGCGCCATTCAAGGGAAGCAAGACCGCCAAGGTCGTGATCCAGCAGTTCAGCGACTACCAGTGCCCCTTCTGCAGCCGCGTCGAGCCCACCATCGACCAGGTCGAGAAGGAGTTCGGAAGCAAGGTCAAGATCGTGTGGCGCGACCTGCCCCTGCCTTTCCACAAGGATGCGCAGCTGGCTGCCGAAGCCGCTCGTGAGGCGAAGGCTCAAAAGGGCGACGCCGGCTTCTGGAAGTACCACAAGGCGCTCTTCGAGAGTCAGCAGAAGGGTCTGGGTCGCGAGACCCTGGAGTCCATCGCTCAAGAGCAAGGTCTCGACATGACCAAGTTCAAGGCTGCTCTCGATCAGCACACCCATGCCGCGGCGGTCGAAGCCGACAAGAAGGAAGCCAACGCGGCGGGCATCAATGGCACCCCCGGGTTCACCGTCAATGGCTACTTCATCAGCGGCGCGCAGCCGTTCCCGGCGTTCAAGAAGGCCATCGAACTGGCCCTCAAGGAAGCCAAGTAG